The Lycium ferocissimum isolate CSIRO_LF1 chromosome 10, AGI_CSIRO_Lferr_CH_V1, whole genome shotgun sequence genome window below encodes:
- the LOC132034226 gene encoding receptor protein-tyrosine kinase CEPR2-like, with protein sequence MARIPNFHSLQILAIFLIFFIFLFQPSNSLSVETQALLEFKRQLVDPLNFLESWKYSDSPCKFYGIQCDHNTGLVTEISLDNKSLSGVISPSISVLQSLTSLVLPSNLLSGNLPSELANCTNLKVLNVTGNNMNGTLPDLSNLVKLEVLDLSINYFSGQFPVWFGELTSLVALGLGDNDYVESKLPDSFGKLKKVYWLYLKGSNLIGQIPESIFEMEALGTLDISKNQISGKFPQSINKLQNLFKIELYQNNLTGELPMELADLSYLQEIDISVNQLHGTLPNGIGNLKNLTVLQIFKNNFSGEIPPGFGDLQHLIGLSVYRNSFSGEIPANLGRFSPLNSIDISENKFSGAFPKYLCQNENLQNLLAVENSFTGEFPDNYASCKPLHRLRVSQNQLSGKIADGIWGLPNVMMLDFSDNNFNGTVSPGIGAATNLNQLLLSNNKFSGELPKEFGNLTQLERLYLDNNDFSGTVPSELGTLKQISSLHLEKNSLSGSIPSEFGEFPRLADLNLASNLLTGRIPSSLSMMASLNSLNLSSNNLIGSIPTNLDNLKLSSLDLSNNQLTGGVSSDLLTVGGEKAFAGNKGLCVDQSIRITMNSGLGVCSGKAAQDKLMKSKLVVFCIVLLSLAVLMGVFMLVSYWKYKRNAEADPEERLGKAKGMDPKWKLESFQHVELDVDEICDFDEDKLIGSGGTGKVYRLDLKRGCGTVAVKQLWKGNGVKVLTREMDILGKIRHRNIVKLYASLIKEGSNLLVFEYLPNGNLFEALHREVKTGKTELDWHQRYKIAVGTAKGIAYLHHDCFPPIIHRDIKSTNILLDEEYEAKVSDFGVAKVSEISSRGSEFSCFAGTHGYLAPELAYTFRVTEKSDVYSFGVVLFELVTGRKPIEEAYGEGKDLVYWASTHLTDKGSVLKILDQRVVSELVQDDMIKVLRVAALCTIKLPDLRPSMKEIVKMLVDAEP encoded by the exons ATGGCTAGAATACCAAATTTCCACTCCCTCCAAATTCTTgctattttcttaatattttttattttccttttccagCCATCCAATTCATTGTCTGTAGAGACACAAGCTCTTCTTGAATTTAAAAGACAGCTTGTTGACCCCTTGAACTTCttggaatcttggaaatatTCAGATTCCCCTTGCAAATTCTATGGCATTCAATGTGATCATAACACAGGCCTAGTCACTGAAATTTCACTTGACAACAAGTCCCTTTCTGGTGTAATTTCCCCTTCGATTTCTGTTCTCCAAAGCCTTACTTCACTTGTGCTTCCTTCAAATTTACTATCTGGTAATCTTCCAAGTGAATTGGCAAATTGTACTAATCTCAAAGTCTTGAATGTTActggaaataacatgaatggtACCTTACCTGATTTATCCAACTTGGTTAAGTTGGAGGTGTTAGACTtgtcaataaattatttttctggaCAATTTCCAGTTTGGTTTGGAGAGTTGACTAGTTTGGTTGCACTAGGCCTTGGTGACAATGACTATGTTGAAAGTAAACTTCCTGATTCATTTGGGAAGTTAAAGAAAGTGTATTGGCTATACTTGAAAGGTTCAAATTTGATAGGACAAATTCCagaatctatttttgaaatggaGGCACTAGGAACATTAGATATATCAAAAAACCAGATATCTGGGAAGTTTCCACAGTCTATAAACAAGCTGCAAAATCTCTTCAAGATTGAGCTTTATCAAAACAATTTGACTGGCGAATTGCCAATGGAACTAGCAGACCTCTCCTATCTGCAGGAAATTGATATATCCGTGAACCAGCTGCATGGGACTTTACCTAACGGGATTGGCAACTTGAAGAACTTAACAGTTCTTCAAATATTCAAGAACAATTTCTCTGGGGAAATCCCTCCAGGCTTTGGAGATTTGCAGCATCTTATTGGCCTTTCTGTGTATAGGAACAGCTTCTCTGGAGAAATTCCTGCAAATCTTGGCCGGTTTTCGCCACTGAATAGCATAGACATATCTGAGAACAAGTTTAGTggtgcatttccaaaatatttatgcCAAAATGAGAACTTGCAAAATTTGTTAGCTGTGGAAAATAGCTTCACAGGGGAGTTTCCAGATAATTATGCTTCATGCAAGCCTTTACACAGATTGAGGGTGAGTCAGAATCAACTTTCTGGCAAAATTGCTGATGGTATATGGGGGCTTCCAAATGTCATGATGCTAGATTTCAGTGATAACAACTTCAATGGAACTGTATCTCCTGGAATCGGCGCTGCTACTAACTTGAATCAGTTGTTATTATCAAACAACAAATTTTCAGGTGAGCTTCCAAAAGAATTTGGAAACCTCACACAGTTGGAAAGGCTATATTTGGATAACAATGACTTCTCAGGCACAGTACCATCTGAACTTGGCACATTGAAGCAAATTTCATCTTTGCATTTGGAGAAAAACTCGCTTTCCGGATCAATACCATCAGAGTTTGGGGAGTTTCCCAGGTTGGCAGACTTGAATCTTGCTTCGAATCTTCTCACAGGCAGAATTCCCAGTTCGTTGTCAATGATGGCCTCGTTGAACTCTCTGAATCTTTCGAGTAACAATCTCATTGGCTCCATTCCAACAAACTTGGATAACCTGAAGTTGTCTTCATTGGATCTTTCAAACAACCAGCTAACAGGAGGAGTTTCTTCAGATCTTTTGACGGTCGGAGGAGAAaaagcatttgcaggaaacAAGGGGCTCTGTGTTGATCAAAGCATCAGGATTACAATGAACTCAGGCTTGGGCGTTTGTAGTGGAAAGGCTGCTCAGGACAAGTTAATGAAGAGCAAACTAGTTGTGTTTTGCATTGTATTACTTTCTTTGGCTGTTCTAATGGGTGTTTTCATGCTTGTGAGTTACTGGAAGTACAAGCGCAACGCTGAAGCTGATCCAGAAGAGCGATTGGGGAAAGCAAAGGGAATGGATCCAAAATGGAAGCTTGAAAGCTTCCAACATGTGGAACTAGATGTAGATGAAATTTGTGATTTCGATGAGGACAAATTGATAGGAAGTGGAGGCACAGGAAAAGTTTATCGGTTAGATTTGAAGAGAGGTTGTGGTACAGTGGCTGTAAAGCAGCTTTGGAAAGGAAATGGGGTGAAAGTTTTGACAAGGGAAATGGACATTCTCGGCAAGATCAGGCATCGAAATATAGTTAAATTGTATGCCAGTCTGATTAAAGAAGGTTCGAATTTGTTGGTTTTCGAGTACTTGCCAAATGGTAATTTATTTGAGGCACTACACCGGGAAGTCAAGACTGGGAAGACAGAATTAGACTGGCACCAGAGGTATAAAATTGCAGTAGGAACTGCAAAGGGAATTGCTTATTTGCACCATGATTGTTTCCCTCCTATTATTCATAGAGATATCAAGTCAACAAACATTCTACTTGATGAGGAGTATGAAGCGAAAGTTTCTGATTTTGGGGTTGCAAAAGTTTCAGAAATTTCCTCTAGAGGCTCTGAGTTCAGTTGCTTTGCAGGCACTCACGGCTATTTAGCTCCTG AGCTGGCATATACTTTCAGAGTGACAGAAAAGAGTGATGTATACAGCTTTGGAGTTGTGCTATTTGAATTAGTAACAGGAAGAAAACCAATAGAGGAAGCCTATGGAGAAGGGAAAGACTTGGTTTATTGGGCATCAACTCACCTAACTGACAAAGGAAGTGTTCTGAAAATTCTTGATCAAAGGGTGGTTTCCGAGCTTGTCCAAGATGACATGATCAAAGTGTTGAGGGTTGCGGCTTTATGTACTATTAAGCTCCCTGATTTACGCCCCAGCATGAAAGAAATAGTCAAGATGCTTGTTGATGCTGAACCTTGA